The Bradyrhizobium sp. B097 genome contains the following window.
TGGCGGAGGAAGCGATTGCAAAACTCGCATCGTCGCTGCCGGACGTGATTGAACGGCCGCGCGATCTCGATGCGCGTTCGGACGCGCTCTATGGCGCGTGGCTGTGCGCGGTCTGTCTCGGCACTGTCGGCATGGCGCTGCACCACAAGCTCTGCCACACCGTCGGTGCGCTGTTCGACCTGCCGCACGCCGAAACCCATGCGGTGCTGCTGCCGCACACCATCGCCTACAACACGCCGGCGGCGCGCGATGCGATCGGCCGCGCCGCGCGGGCGCTTGGGACGACTGACGCAGCCGATGGCCTGTTCGATCTGTCGTCGAGGCTCGGTGCGCCGCGCTCGCTCGCGGGGATCGGCATGCCCGAGGACGGCATTGCAAAGGCAGCTGCGCTCGCGATCAGGAATCCCTACTGGAATCCGCGGCCGATCGAGGAGCGTGGCATCAGCGATCTGCTCAGGCGCGCGTGGTCCGGTGCGCGGCCGCAGGCCGGGTGATCACACCCCGATCGCGTTGCGCGCGATCACGTCGCGGTAGAACGCCGCGCTCAGTTTCGGCACCCGCGCCTGGGTTTCGAAATCCACCCGGTACAGGCCGAAGCGCTTCGCATAGCCGAAGATCCATTCGAAGTTGTCCATCAGGCTCCACAGGAAATAGCCGTGGACCGGAACGCCGTCGGCGGTCGCGCGCTGCAATTGGGCGAGGTAGTTGCGCAGGAACATGATGCGGTCGAGGTCGTAGATCTGCCCGTCCGCTTGCACGTTGTCCTCGCCGGAGGTGCCGTTCTCGCTGATATAGATGCTCTTGATGTTCCAGAGCTTGGCGGCGATCCGCGGCGCCCAGTAGATCGTCTCCGGCGCGATCCGCAGCCAATCCGAATTCATGTGCGGGAAGGAGGCCGGCATCGGCAGCGGTTTCCAGCCCGGTGCGCTGTCGGTGGCGAGAACGTAGCAGTGTGGCGCGTAGATGTTCAGCCCGACGAAATCGTTGGGCTGCGAGATGATCTTCAGCTCCTCCGCGGTGAATTTGGGCGCGTCGGCGCCGGCATATTGCAGGAAGCCCTCGGTGTACTTGCCTTCGAGGAGGACGCCGAGGAATCCCGCATTGAGTTCGCGGGTCGCGATCTCGGTGGCGCGGATGTGCTCCGGCGTGTTGATGGCGGGCACGCAGGCGGTGATGTTCTCGGCGGGCCCGACCCGTGTGCCGGGGCGGCCCTTGGCGCGGATCGCCTGCACCGCAAGCCCATGCGCCAGCGCGACGTGGTGGCGCGCCTGGTTCACCTCGGCCGGCGGCAGTTTCAGCCCCGGCGCGTCGACGCCGAGGGCGTAGCCGAAGGGGAGGAAACGCCCGACCTCGTTGAGGGTGAAGATGTTCTTCACCCGGTCGGTCAATCGCTGCGCCACATAGCCGGCATAGTCGCCGAACGCCTTCGACGTGTCGCGCGAGCGCCAGCCGCCGACGCGGTCCTGCAGCGCCTGCGGCAGGTCCCAGTGATAGAGCGTGGCATAGGGCTCGATGCCGTTCGCGAGCAGCTCATCGACCAGGCGGTTGTAGAAGTCGAGACCCTTCGGATTCGGCGTGCCGCCGCCGTCGGGAAACACCCGCGGCCAGGCGATCGAGAAACGATAGGCCCTGGCGCCGAGATTTTTGATGAGGCCAACGTCTTCCTTGTAGCGGTGATAGTGATCGTTGGCGCGATCGCCGGTCGAGCCGTCCTCGATCTTGCCCGATGTGTGGGTAAATGTGTCCCAGATCGACGGACCGCGGCCGTCCTCATTGACCGCGCCCTCGACCTGGTACGACGAGGTCGCGGTGCCCCAGACGAATCCCGTGGGAAAATTGGCGCCGTCCGGCCGCGGCGCACGGTTCGCGGCCTCGGCCGGCGCCGACAGGCCGAGCGCCGAGAGGCCCGCAAGGCCCGCAAACTGCCGGCGCGAGAATTTTCCGAACATAGCTGTCTCCCGTCGCCGGACGTTGCGGCTGGAATGCCGGTCGCAGGTTAGCCTTCCACACCGCGGTTGAGCAACAAGGGCCGGGAGGCGTGCCGTAGCAGACACGCGCCGATCAATGTCGCGCAGTTGTCAGTTCTGTGGCGACATGTTCTCTACTAGATTGCCTGCTACGTCCTTCCGCAATGACATCCGAAAATCCCGAGCCCCGGTGAGCTGCGCGATGAACCAGCCCGCAACCCATGTCCGAACCTCGTTGCTGCGTCGCCTTGCCGCGGCAATCGGCCTGTTGCTGACGATGGCCGCAGGCGCGCGGGCCGAGCAGACCTTTTCGTTCGACGGCACACCCGGAAAGCTGCCGAAGACAGTCGTCCCGTTGAGCTACGCGATCGAGCTGACGCCCGATCTCACCAGTCTCGCTCTGCCGGGGGTGGAGACCATCGACATCGAGGTGCGCGAGGCGACCGCGCAGCTGACGCTGAATGCGATCAGCACGACCTTCGCCGAGGCCACGATCGATGACAACGCACAGCGCGCGGAGGTGACGACCGACGCCGCTATGCAGACCGCGACGCTGAGCTTCGCCAAGCCGCTGGCGGTGGGCCGGCACAAGCTCCGCATCGCGTTCACGGCGCAGATCAACAAATTCGGCACCGGCCTGTTCGTCGTCGACTATCCGACCCCGGCCGGGATGAAGCGGCTGATCTCCAGCAAGCTGGAGCCGGCCGATGCAAGGCGAATCTTCCCGTGCTGGGACGAGCCGTCGTTCAAGGCGAGCTTTGCGCTGACCGTCGTGATCCCGCGCAATCTGCTGGCGGTCGGCAACATGCCCGTCGCCAGCGAGGTGCCGGGAGCCGGCGATCTCAAGAAGGTTGCGTTCGCGCCGACGCCGAAGATGTCGAGCTACCTGTTCGTGCTCACGATTGGCGAGCTCGAACGGGTCACGGCGGATGCCGGCGGCGTCACCATCGGCGTGGTGACCACCGAGGGCAAGAGCGGGCAGGGCCGGTTCGCGCTCGACAGCGCCGTGAAACTGCTCGGCTATTACAACGACTATTTCGGTGTGAAATATCCGCTGCCGAAGCTCGATCTGATCGCCGTTCCCGGCGGGTTCGGCGGCGCGATGGAGAACTGGGGCGGCATCACCTTCTTCGAGAGCCGGCTGCTGTTCGATCCCGCGACCAATGCCGAGACCGCGCGGCGCGGCATCTTCGGCATCATCGCGCATGAGATGGCGCATATGTGGTTCGGCGACCTCGTCACCATGGCGTGGTGGGACAATCTCTGGCTCAACGAGGGATTTGCCAGCTGGATGGCGACCAAGGCCTCGGAGCAGTTCTATCCGCAATGGCAGAGCTGGCTGAACGGCACCAGCGCGAAGCAGTTTGCCATGGCGCTCGATGCGCGCCGTACCTCACATCCGGTGCAGCAGCCGATCGCCGATCACAGCGAAGCGGTCACGGCGTTCGACGCCATCACCTACAACAAGGGCCAGGCCCTGATCCGCATGCTCGAGACCTATCTCGGCGAGCAGGCGTTCCGCGACGGCATCCGAAAATACATGGCCGCGCATGCCTACAGCAATTCCACCACGGCCGATCTCTGGCAGGCGCTCGAGGCGTCCGGCGGCAAGCCGATCACCGGCATTGCCGCCTCCTTCACCGAGCAGGATGGCGTGCCGCTGGTCGTCGCCGAGACGGCTTGCGAAGGCACGGCGCAGCGTCTGACGTTGCGCCAGGATCGCTTCGTGATCGCGCCGGCCAACGATCCACCGCTGCCGGCCCGCAACTGGCAGATCCCGGTCGCGGTGGGACCGGCGCACGGCAAGCCCTTTGACGAGATCTTGCTGAAGGGCAGCGGCGATGTCCCGGCCGGCGCGTGCGGCGATGCGATCAAGGTCAATCTCGGCGACGTCGGCTACTACAGGGTCGAATACGGCCCGAAGAACCGTGCCGCATTGCTGAACGCATTCCCGCAAATGCAGGTCGTCGACCGGCTCAATGTCGTCACCGACAGCTGGGCGCTGGTGCAGGCGGGCCGCGCCGAGGCGCCGTCGTATCTCGCGCTGCTCGACGCGCTCGATGCCGGCGACCATCGCGCAGTGTGGGATCAGGTCATCTCGACATTTGCCGCATTGAACCGGCTGTCGCGCGACCGCAGCGAACGGGGTGTGATCCAGGCCTATGCCCGGGCCAAGCTGCGCCCGGTGTTCGATCGGATCGGATGGGACGGACACGGTCCCGCCGACGACGACACCGCGCTGTTGCGCGCAAGCCTGATCTCGACGCTTGGCGACCTCGGTGACGCAGATATCGTCGCGGAAGCCAAGCGGCGCTTTGCGGCATTCCTCGATGATCCCAATTCGCTGCCAACCACGTTGCGCGATGCGGTCACCCACGTCGTCGGTATCACGGCCGATCGAGCAACCTATGACAGGCTGCTGGCGCTGGCGCGCAAGAGCACGGCGACCAATGAGCGGCTGCGCTATTATTTCGCCGCGGCAAGCGCGCGCGATGCCGATTTGGCACGCGCGACGCTGGACCTGACGCTGACCGGCGAATTGCCCGATACGATCGTGACCGGGATGATCGGCACGGTTGCGGGGGCAGGCGAGCAGCCGCAGCTCGCCTGGGATTTTGTCCGGAGCAATTTCGACACGTTGCTGGCCAGGCAGGGGCCGAACTTCCGCGACCAGTTCGTGCCGAACTTCATGACGAATTTTACCGATCAGGCCCACGCGGCGGAACTGGCCGCCTTTGCCCCGTCGCAATCGACCACCGGCGGACGGGTGATGGTGGCGCGATCCGTGCAGGCGATTGCGATCTCAGCCGATCTCGCCGCGCGCGTGCTGCCCGCCACTGAGGCCTGGATCAAGGCGCACAGGCCGTGAGCTCGCGAGGGAGTTTCCGGCGGCGCGCGATGCGGCTATGCTCCGAGCGCGGCATGCAAGCAACGATGCGAGGCTGAGATGGTCAAAGGTTCCGATTTGCTGGTCGCGGCCCTCGAGAACGAGGGCGTGGAACGGGTGTTCGGCGTCCCCGGCGAGGAGAACCTCGACGTCGTCGAGAGCCTGCGCAAATCCTCGATCAAGCTGATCGTGACCCGCCACGAGCAGGCCGCAGCGTTCATGGCGGCGACCTATGGCCGGCTGACCGGAAAGCCCGGCGTCTGCATGACGACGCTCGGCCCCGGCGCGCTCAACCTCACCACCGGTGCGGCCTATGCGTTGCTCGGCGCGATGCCGATGGTGATGCTCACGGGGCAGAAGGGCATCCTGAGCAGTCGGCAGGCCAAGTTCCAGATCGTCGACATCGTCAACACGTTCCGTCCGCTGACCAAGCTGTCGCTGCAGATCGTCAGCGGCGCGACCATTCCGACGCTGGTCCGTGACGCTTTCCGGATCGCAACACAGGAGCGGCCGGGGCCGGTGCTGCTCGAACTGCCGGAAGACATCGCGCGCGAGGAGATTGCCCCGGTCGAGATCGTACATCCGCATCCGATCGAAATTCCGATCGCGCACGCCGCCGCGCTCGACCGTGCCGCCGACATGATCCTGAGGGCGCAGCGTCCGCTGATCATGCTCGGTGCAGCGGCATCTCGGCCGCGCAGTACCGCCGGGATCGGCGACTTCGTGCGGCGGACCAAGATCCCGTTCTTCACCACCCAGATGGGCAAGGGCACGGTATCAGGCGGCACCAATCAGTACATGGGGACCGCTGCGCTGAGCGAGCGCGACTATGTGCATGAGGCGATCGACCGCGCCGACTTGATCATCGCGATTGGTCACGACACGATCGAAAAGCCGCCCTTCATCATGGGGCCGAAGGGGCCGCAGGTGGTCCATGTCAGCTACACGCCGGCGACGGTCGAGCAGGTCTATTTCCCGCAATCCGAGGTGATCGGCGATGTCGGCCCGAGCCTCGAATTGCTCGCCGACCGGCTCGAGGGCAAGCTGCCGCATGCCAGCGCGCTGCTCAGCCTGCGCGAAGGCATTTTGGCGAAGATCACCGATCGCGCCACTGAGGGCCGCTGGCCGCCGACGCCGCAGCGCATCGTGCACGATGTGCGGCAGGTCATTCCCGAGGATGGCATCGTCGCGCTCGACAACGGCATGTACAAGATCTGGTTCGCGCGCAACTACCGCACGCTGCTTGCGAACTCGCTGCTGCTCGACAACGCGCTCGCCACCATGGGCGCCGGCCTGCCGTCGGCGATGATGGCGGCGATGCTGTATCCGAAGAACCGCGTGCTCGCGGTCTGCGGCGACGGCGGCTTCATGATGAACTCGCAGGAGATGGAGACCGCAGTCCGGCTCAAGCTCAACTTGGTGATCCTGATCCTGGAGGACTCCGCCTACGGCATGATCCGCTGGAAGCAGGCGGTCGATCATTTCCCGGATTTCGGCCTGACCTTCGGCAATCCGGATTTCGTCAAATATGCCGAAAGCTACGGCGCCAAGGGTTCGCGGATCGAGAGCACG
Protein-coding sequences here:
- a CDS encoding GH1 family beta-glucosidase, which translates into the protein MFGKFSRRQFAGLAGLSALGLSAPAEAANRAPRPDGANFPTGFVWGTATSSYQVEGAVNEDGRGPSIWDTFTHTSGKIEDGSTGDRANDHYHRYKEDVGLIKNLGARAYRFSIAWPRVFPDGGGTPNPKGLDFYNRLVDELLANGIEPYATLYHWDLPQALQDRVGGWRSRDTSKAFGDYAGYVAQRLTDRVKNIFTLNEVGRFLPFGYALGVDAPGLKLPPAEVNQARHHVALAHGLAVQAIRAKGRPGTRVGPAENITACVPAINTPEHIRATEIATRELNAGFLGVLLEGKYTEGFLQYAGADAPKFTAEELKIISQPNDFVGLNIYAPHCYVLATDSAPGWKPLPMPASFPHMNSDWLRIAPETIYWAPRIAAKLWNIKSIYISENGTSGEDNVQADGQIYDLDRIMFLRNYLAQLQRATADGVPVHGYFLWSLMDNFEWIFGYAKRFGLYRVDFETQARVPKLSAAFYRDVIARNAIGV
- a CDS encoding M1 family metallopeptidase, with the protein product MNQPATHVRTSLLRRLAAAIGLLLTMAAGARAEQTFSFDGTPGKLPKTVVPLSYAIELTPDLTSLALPGVETIDIEVREATAQLTLNAISTTFAEATIDDNAQRAEVTTDAAMQTATLSFAKPLAVGRHKLRIAFTAQINKFGTGLFVVDYPTPAGMKRLISSKLEPADARRIFPCWDEPSFKASFALTVVIPRNLLAVGNMPVASEVPGAGDLKKVAFAPTPKMSSYLFVLTIGELERVTADAGGVTIGVVTTEGKSGQGRFALDSAVKLLGYYNDYFGVKYPLPKLDLIAVPGGFGGAMENWGGITFFESRLLFDPATNAETARRGIFGIIAHEMAHMWFGDLVTMAWWDNLWLNEGFASWMATKASEQFYPQWQSWLNGTSAKQFAMALDARRTSHPVQQPIADHSEAVTAFDAITYNKGQALIRMLETYLGEQAFRDGIRKYMAAHAYSNSTTADLWQALEASGGKPITGIAASFTEQDGVPLVVAETACEGTAQRLTLRQDRFVIAPANDPPLPARNWQIPVAVGPAHGKPFDEILLKGSGDVPAGACGDAIKVNLGDVGYYRVEYGPKNRAALLNAFPQMQVVDRLNVVTDSWALVQAGRAEAPSYLALLDALDAGDHRAVWDQVISTFAALNRLSRDRSERGVIQAYARAKLRPVFDRIGWDGHGPADDDTALLRASLISTLGDLGDADIVAEAKRRFAAFLDDPNSLPTTLRDAVTHVVGITADRATYDRLLALARKSTATNERLRYYFAAASARDADLARATLDLTLTGELPDTIVTGMIGTVAGAGEQPQLAWDFVRSNFDTLLARQGPNFRDQFVPNFMTNFTDQAHAAELAAFAPSQSTTGGRVMVARSVQAIAISADLAARVLPATEAWIKAHRP
- a CDS encoding acetolactate synthase large subunit encodes the protein MVKGSDLLVAALENEGVERVFGVPGEENLDVVESLRKSSIKLIVTRHEQAAAFMAATYGRLTGKPGVCMTTLGPGALNLTTGAAYALLGAMPMVMLTGQKGILSSRQAKFQIVDIVNTFRPLTKLSLQIVSGATIPTLVRDAFRIATQERPGPVLLELPEDIAREEIAPVEIVHPHPIEIPIAHAAALDRAADMILRAQRPLIMLGAAASRPRSTAGIGDFVRRTKIPFFTTQMGKGTVSGGTNQYMGTAALSERDYVHEAIDRADLIIAIGHDTIEKPPFIMGPKGPQVVHVSYTPATVEQVYFPQSEVIGDVGPSLELLADRLEGKLPHASALLSLREGILAKITDRATEGRWPPTPQRIVHDVRQVIPEDGIVALDNGMYKIWFARNYRTLLANSLLLDNALATMGAGLPSAMMAAMLYPKNRVLAVCGDGGFMMNSQEMETAVRLKLNLVILILEDSAYGMIRWKQAVDHFPDFGLTFGNPDFVKYAESYGAKGSRIESTEAIVPTLERAFAGGGVHLVVVPIDYTENKRVLVDELREKVKQIDVE